A single region of the Chrysoperla carnea chromosome 5, inChrCarn1.1, whole genome shotgun sequence genome encodes:
- the LOC123299608 gene encoding putative 3-methyladenine DNA glycosylase, with the protein MSSEQLKHKLDNTNTDKLIKMSKTCVRLTKSFYDVSCQELALNLLGKVLVRRLDDNSLFKGRIVETESYLADIDKASHAYNGRRTERNEPMYMPAGTAYVYMTYGMYFCFNISSSESGAAVLLRALEPLTNIEEMILLRYKGKPVPKNFKHHMLCNGPSKLCISMSINKDTCNKLDLSDDRNQALWIEDDFVDTDFKIVKTHRIGIESVGEPWSKAPLRFYIHGNNYVSKRDKKAEQMFHK; encoded by the exons ATGAGTTCAGAACAATTAAAACATAAGTTGGACAATACAAACacagataaattaattaaaatgtcaaaaacatGCGTTAGATTAACCAAATCATTTTACGATGTATCTTGTCAAGAATTAGCCTTAAATTTACTTGGTAAAGTGTTAGTACGTCGTTTAGATGATAATTCCCTATTTAAAGGTCGAATTGTCGAAACCGAAAGTTATTTGGCTGATATTGATAAGGCATCACATGCTTACAATGGCAG ACGTACTGAAAGGAATGAACCAATGTATATGCCTGCTGGAACAGCGTATGTTTATATGACGTATGGAATGTACTtctgttttaatatttctagTTCAGAATCAGGAGCTGCAGTATTACTTCGAGCGTTAGAACCACTTACAAATATCgaagaaatgattttattacgATATAAAG gaAAGCCAgtaccaaaaaatttcaaacatcacATGTTATGCAACGGACCATCTAAATTATGTATAAGTATGTCCATTAACAAAGATACGTGTAACAAATTAGATTTAAGTGATGATCGAAATCAAGCATTATGGATTGAGGATGATTTTGTTGACacagattttaaaattgttaaaacacATCGAATTGGTATAGAATCAGTTGGTGAACCATGGTCCAAAGCACCATTAcgattttatatacatggtaataATTATGTTAGTAAGAGAGATAAAAAAGCGGAACAAATGTTTCataaatga